Proteins from a genomic interval of Geoanaerobacter pelophilus:
- a CDS encoding MotA/TolQ/ExbB proton channel family protein, translated as MIGCVVKRMMKGAALALLLTVALGATRADAWWDAKWEMRRKVAFDTTDKGANITDNLAELPVLVRLHSGNFTFEAAKNDGSDIRFVGSDDKTPLKYHLERFDAKQGIALCWVKVPQIAGKAAQDSVWLYYGNSSAASGADSGGTYDTAQAALFHFNEKEGVPKDATAYANHGAEFNGKLGAVAAIGNGALFSGAERLVVKRSPSLNLSKGFSFSAWVKPAQLGGEARLLSWDDGKESIVIAVDQGGAFARVGKAATGRTKPLAAGAWQHLAVTADPGKKLIIYLNGQEATTAALPASIPSPAAELAIGAGLDGKNGFNGELDEVGIASIPRPASWITAAVAGQGQDGKLATLMQEEAGKGGEGDLTIQLMKIIAKSITLDGWLIIGLCTSMLFLSVFVFVKKFLLLNKIQRDNQSFLEAFASNHDPLALRESEEDDFEHSSLYRIYRAGHDEIVNWLSRFEDSSEVHRLSPSVMNIYRASLDKASAKETQKLNAWLIVMTLSISGGPFWGLLGTVWGVMNTFAALAASGEANLSAIAPGVASALACTLFGLFVAIPALFAYSYLTMRMKIINSDTRIFIDELHVKIEGAYGESA; from the coding sequence ATGATTGGTTGCGTAGTGAAGCGGATGATGAAAGGTGCGGCGTTAGCGTTGTTGCTGACAGTGGCGCTGGGGGCGACCCGCGCCGATGCCTGGTGGGACGCCAAGTGGGAGATGCGCCGCAAGGTAGCTTTCGACACCACCGACAAAGGGGCGAACATCACGGACAACCTGGCGGAACTGCCGGTGCTGGTACGGCTGCACAGCGGCAATTTCACCTTCGAGGCGGCCAAGAATGACGGCTCGGATATCCGTTTTGTGGGGAGCGATGACAAGACGCCGCTCAAATATCATCTCGAACGGTTCGACGCCAAGCAAGGGATTGCCCTATGCTGGGTCAAGGTGCCGCAGATTGCTGGCAAGGCGGCCCAGGATTCAGTCTGGCTTTATTACGGCAACAGCAGCGCCGCTTCCGGTGCCGACAGCGGCGGCACCTATGACACGGCCCAGGCAGCGCTGTTTCATTTCAACGAAAAAGAGGGTGTACCCAAGGATGCTACTGCCTATGCCAACCACGGCGCAGAGTTCAACGGCAAGCTGGGTGCGGTTGCGGCAATCGGCAACGGCGCTCTGTTCAGCGGCGCCGAGCGACTGGTGGTCAAGCGCTCGCCTTCCCTCAACCTGAGCAAGGGGTTCAGTTTTTCGGCTTGGGTGAAACCAGCCCAGCTGGGAGGCGAGGCGCGGCTCCTGTCCTGGGATGACGGCAAGGAGTCCATTGTCATTGCCGTTGATCAGGGTGGCGCTTTTGCCCGCGTCGGCAAAGCTGCCACCGGCCGCACCAAGCCGCTGGCCGCCGGGGCCTGGCAGCACCTGGCAGTGACAGCTGATCCGGGCAAGAAGCTGATTATCTATCTGAACGGCCAGGAGGCAACCACTGCGGCCTTGCCGGCATCAATACCGTCACCTGCGGCCGAACTGGCTATCGGCGCCGGCCTTGACGGCAAGAACGGTTTCAACGGCGAACTGGATGAGGTCGGGATTGCCTCGATCCCGCGGCCTGCTTCCTGGATCACCGCTGCCGTGGCCGGTCAGGGACAGGACGGCAAGCTGGCGACGCTGATGCAGGAAGAGGCGGGCAAGGGTGGCGAGGGTGACCTGACCATCCAGCTGATGAAGATCATTGCCAAGTCGATCACCCTGGACGGCTGGCTGATCATCGGTCTCTGCACCAGCATGCTGTTCCTGTCGGTCTTTGTCTTTGTCAAAAAGTTCCTGCTGCTTAACAAGATCCAGCGGGACAACCAGTCGTTCCTGGAGGCGTTTGCCAGCAATCACGACCCGCTGGCCCTGAGGGAGTCGGAAGAGGATGATTTCGAGCATTCATCGCTCTACCGCATCTACCGGGCCGGTCATGACGAGATCGTCAACTGGCTGAGCAGATTTGAAGACAGCAGCGAGGTGCACCGGCTTTCGCCGTCGGTGATGAACATCTACCGCGCTTCCCTGGACAAGGCGAGCGCCAAGGAGACCCAGAAGCTGAATGCCTGGTTGATCGTCATGACCCTCAGTATCTCGGGCGGTCCTTTCTGGGGGCTGCTCGGCACGGTCTGGGGGGTTATGAACACCTTTGCCGCCCTGGCTGCATCCGGTGAGGCAAACCTGTCGGCCATTGCCCCTGGTGTCGCCTCGGCCCTGGCCTGCACGCTGTTCGGCCTGTTCGTCGCTATCCCGGCCCTCTTTGCCTATAGCTACCTGACCATGAGGATGAAAATCATCAATTCGGATACCAGGATCTTCATCGATGAATTGCATGTGAAGATCGAGGGTGCCTATGGAGAGTCGGCATGA
- a CDS encoding ExbD/TolR family protein has translation MKAPSDDHDDIVEINVVPMLDLAWNLLVVFMIVVTASVQGIKIDLPKASAAASKVKPSTKAITVTAEGTIFLDSFPVSMTELETRLRQYKAGDPNLPVVVRGDEKVSYKNIIEVLDLLQKLEITQLGLVTQKLVK, from the coding sequence ATGAAAGCGCCATCGGATGATCATGATGACATAGTCGAAATCAACGTCGTGCCGATGCTGGACCTGGCCTGGAACCTCCTGGTGGTCTTCATGATCGTGGTGACCGCATCGGTGCAGGGGATCAAGATCGACCTCCCCAAGGCAAGCGCCGCAGCCAGCAAGGTCAAGCCGAGCACCAAGGCGATCACCGTGACTGCTGAGGGGACCATCTTCCTCGACAGCTTTCCGGTGTCCATGACCGAGCTGGAGACGCGGCTCCGGCAGTACAAGGCCGGGGACCCGAACCTGCCGGTGGTGGTGCGGGGCGATGAGAAGGTCTCCTACAAGAACATCATCGAGGTGCTGGACCTGCTGCAGAAGCTGGAGATCACACAGCTTGGTCTGGTAACGCAGAAGCTGGTCAAATAG
- a CDS encoding TonB C-terminal domain-containing protein: protein MASKKTKKKQTDIKGIATVAVICAVILVAVGLLLKVMLSDSGSIKKPQIATVTLLKPPPPPEVKEKPPEPEVLKQQEQKMETPMQAPQDAPQNNQPADSAPPGADLGVDAAGGAGSDGFGLVGRKGGRSIIGGGSGGTGGGGMSRVALLTKYGWYTKKVQDEIWGNVKKVLDKDGGIPKGKYKTLVWLQLDPKGSVTQFRIVNPSGNDKIDQAIRQAMAGIRITEPPPDGMPNAMTVRVSSQG from the coding sequence ATGGCGTCTAAAAAAACCAAGAAAAAACAGACCGATATCAAAGGGATCGCAACGGTCGCCGTTATCTGCGCGGTCATCCTGGTCGCGGTCGGACTGCTGCTCAAGGTGATGCTGAGCGACAGCGGTTCCATAAAGAAGCCGCAGATTGCCACAGTAACCCTGTTGAAGCCGCCGCCACCGCCGGAGGTCAAGGAAAAACCGCCGGAGCCGGAGGTTCTCAAGCAGCAGGAACAGAAAATGGAGACCCCGATGCAGGCGCCGCAGGACGCGCCGCAGAACAACCAGCCTGCTGACAGTGCGCCTCCCGGGGCCGATCTTGGGGTGGATGCTGCCGGAGGAGCCGGTTCCGACGGTTTCGGCCTGGTAGGCCGCAAGGGAGGCCGCTCGATCATCGGCGGCGGCAGCGGCGGCACCGGTGGTGGCGGCATGAGCCGGGTGGCGCTCCTCACCAAGTACGGTTGGTACACCAAGAAGGTGCAGGACGAGATCTGGGGCAATGTCAAGAAGGTGCTCGACAAGGACGGCGGCATCCCCAAGGGGAAGTATAAGACCCTGGTCTGGCTGCAGCTTGATCCAAAGGGCTCGGTCACCCAGTTCCGGATCGTCAATCCGTCGGGTAATGACAAGATCGATCAGGCAATCCGTCAGGCCATGGCCGGTATCCGCATCACCGAACCGCCGCCGGACGGCATGCCCAATGCCATGACCGTGCGGGTAAGCTCACAGGGGTGA
- a CDS encoding putative porin, which produces MKYRLRQLLAASLICTFTTAVPLIAWAGETKEAAPMGSLETLIDLLRDRGIMTKEEANELQRRLSAEKAPAPEAKPEAKKQELPPPAEPLPEEDLKALVEVMREQGVVSVEEAQALGRRFAKAPADEPVDDSATPKAVAAHVASPVQPAALLPVIIADSEIPYIKSSMPPDEVEGLIKTAREQRVVTPDEADILMERFAAKAVLDQVATNVGNDIRQEIKEQMKLAAKEEIKAESKNLVAPDWTRKIKLSGDIRLRYQSEFFDKDNFDYLANDQIYGGDPARYANNRQRFRLRARLGATAKILDELEATVRLATGTTSDPVSTNVTMGDGFNKKNFLIDQAYLKWNTGVSTDTFTLWGGRFPNPWFSTDLVWDNDLNFEGFAVNYAKQFRNVGLFGTAGIFPLQEVELKARDKWLYGVQAGMSYKNEDETFKGRLGIALYEFINTQGKLNSLNGVTDSADNDYTLPASRQKGNTLFDINQSVDASHKYKWAYAAEFQELNITTSLDFGFWHPVHLVLMGDYVNNLGYKSADVDALAGTRIKKETEGYQYGIAVGYPAFQEFGDWKLYLMYRYLEADAVMDAFTDSDFHLGGTNTKGWTMGGEVGLAKNVWLTGKWMTANEISGQRYPDFPEKKEKLSIDVFQLDLNARF; this is translated from the coding sequence GTGAAATATCGTCTAAGACAATTACTGGCCGCTTCACTGATCTGTACCTTTACCACTGCAGTGCCGCTTATCGCGTGGGCTGGGGAGACCAAGGAAGCAGCGCCGATGGGTAGTCTGGAAACCCTGATCGACCTTTTGCGAGATCGGGGGATCATGACCAAGGAAGAGGCTAACGAGCTGCAGCGGCGCTTGTCTGCCGAGAAGGCTCCTGCTCCGGAAGCCAAGCCTGAGGCCAAAAAGCAGGAGCTCCCTCCGCCTGCCGAACCGTTGCCGGAAGAGGACCTGAAGGCGCTGGTGGAGGTGATGCGGGAGCAGGGGGTGGTGAGTGTCGAAGAGGCCCAGGCCCTTGGGCGCCGCTTTGCCAAAGCCCCGGCGGACGAGCCTGTTGATGATTCAGCCACCCCGAAAGCCGTGGCGGCGCATGTCGCATCGCCGGTGCAGCCTGCGGCGCTGCTTCCGGTAATCATTGCCGACTCAGAGATTCCGTATATCAAGTCATCGATGCCGCCCGATGAGGTCGAGGGTCTGATCAAGACCGCCCGGGAGCAACGGGTGGTGACGCCGGATGAGGCGGATATTCTCATGGAGCGCTTCGCCGCCAAAGCAGTGCTCGATCAGGTTGCCACCAACGTCGGCAACGATATCCGCCAGGAGATCAAGGAGCAGATGAAGCTGGCGGCCAAGGAAGAGATCAAGGCCGAGAGCAAGAACCTGGTGGCGCCGGACTGGACCCGCAAGATCAAGCTTTCCGGGGATATCAGGCTCAGGTATCAGAGCGAGTTCTTCGATAAGGACAACTTCGACTATCTGGCTAACGACCAGATATACGGCGGCGATCCGGCCAGATATGCCAATAACCGCCAGCGGTTCAGACTGCGCGCCCGGCTCGGCGCAACTGCCAAGATCCTTGACGAACTGGAGGCAACGGTCAGGCTGGCAACCGGCACGACCAGCGACCCGGTTTCCACCAACGTGACCATGGGTGACGGTTTCAACAAGAAGAATTTCCTGATCGACCAGGCATATCTGAAGTGGAACACAGGAGTGAGCACGGATACCTTTACCCTCTGGGGCGGGCGCTTCCCGAACCCCTGGTTCTCCACCGATCTGGTCTGGGATAATGACCTCAATTTTGAAGGTTTCGCAGTGAATTATGCCAAGCAGTTCCGGAATGTCGGATTGTTCGGCACTGCCGGGATTTTCCCGTTGCAGGAGGTTGAACTCAAGGCCCGCGACAAGTGGCTGTATGGAGTCCAGGCCGGCATGAGCTACAAAAACGAGGATGAGACCTTCAAGGGGCGGCTTGGTATCGCCCTGTACGAATTCATCAATACCCAGGGGAAACTGAACAGCCTGAACGGCGTGACTGACTCGGCCGATAATGACTACACCCTCCCAGCTTCCCGGCAGAAAGGGAATACCCTGTTCGACATCAATCAGTCGGTTGATGCTTCGCATAAATACAAGTGGGCTTATGCCGCAGAGTTCCAGGAGCTGAACATAACGACATCGCTCGATTTCGGTTTCTGGCATCCGGTGCATTTGGTGCTGATGGGTGACTACGTCAATAACCTCGGCTACAAATCTGCAGATGTTGATGCCCTGGCCGGCACCAGGATCAAGAAAGAGACCGAGGGTTATCAATACGGCATTGCCGTAGGCTATCCCGCATTCCAGGAGTTCGGCGATTGGAAACTGTATCTGATGTATCGTTATCTCGAAGCAGACGCGGTCATGGATGCCTTTACCGACTCCGATTTCCATCTGGGCGGCACCAATACCAAGGGGTGGACCATGGGTGGCGAGGTCGGTCTGGCGAAGAATGTCTGGCTTACCGGAAAATGGATGACCGCCAATGAGATCAGCGGCCAGAGATATCCGGATTTCCCGGAAAAGAAGGAAAAGCTTTCCATTGATGTATTCCAACTCGATCTGAACGCGAGGTTCTGA
- a CDS encoding peptidylprolyl isomerase, whose amino-acid sequence MTASVCNSLKRLVPSVVAWGVLTSVAVADSRIPLPDPVALVNGAPISRADLRREVGRLERAEGTGGGSVTSNREQELLRGGLDNLIARELLYQEARKSGVKISPEKVEAEIANLKGNSDNAVEFAKTLGELQLSEVELKRQTERAMTARAFIDGQIAPRSEPQETELKNYFERNPQLFKVPEQSRFRHILIKFDPSWQLEKKQIALEKARKIRERLQRGEAFAVVAREQSDCRSRDQGGDLGWFKRGQLAPFLERIVFTAPLDAISEPVDDRFGYHLIQVTGRRPARTVDYAEARPKIREYLHQEQAVRQAREFADKKRAGSKIEIFLPSGAQ is encoded by the coding sequence ATGACTGCATCGGTCTGTAACAGTCTGAAGCGGTTGGTCCCGTCAGTTGTTGCCTGGGGGGTTCTTACCTCTGTGGCTGTGGCTGACAGCCGGATCCCGCTGCCCGATCCGGTGGCGTTGGTCAACGGTGCGCCGATCAGCCGGGCCGACCTGCGGCGAGAGGTGGGGCGTCTGGAGCGCGCCGAGGGCACGGGCGGGGGGAGCGTCACCAGTAATCGTGAGCAGGAACTGCTGCGGGGCGGCCTTGATAACCTGATCGCCCGTGAGCTGCTCTATCAGGAGGCAAGGAAGAGTGGCGTGAAGATCTCTCCCGAAAAAGTCGAGGCTGAAATCGCCAATCTCAAAGGGAATTCGGATAATGCCGTCGAATTCGCCAAAACCCTTGGCGAGCTGCAGCTCTCGGAAGTTGAGTTGAAACGACAGACGGAACGGGCCATGACGGCACGCGCCTTCATTGATGGACAGATTGCCCCCAGGAGCGAACCGCAGGAAACGGAACTGAAAAACTACTTTGAGCGAAACCCGCAACTGTTCAAGGTGCCGGAACAGTCCCGTTTCCGGCATATCCTGATAAAGTTTGATCCCTCCTGGCAGTTGGAAAAGAAACAGATTGCCCTGGAAAAGGCCCGGAAAATCCGCGAGCGGCTGCAGAGAGGAGAGGCCTTTGCCGTGGTTGCCCGCGAACAGTCCGACTGCCGGAGCCGTGACCAGGGAGGAGATCTGGGATGGTTCAAGCGGGGCCAGCTGGCGCCGTTTCTGGAACGGATAGTTTTCACTGCTCCACTGGACGCCATCTCCGAACCGGTTGATGACCGGTTCGGTTATCACCTGATTCAGGTAACCGGGCGGCGACCGGCTCGAACGGTAGATTACGCCGAGGCGCGGCCGAAAATCCGCGAATATCTGCACCAGGAACAGGCGGTGCGCCAGGCGCGGGAGTTTGCCGACAAGAAACGGGCCGGCTCGAAGATTGAAATTTTCCTGCCGTCCGGAGCACAATGA
- a CDS encoding sensor histidine kinase gives MKGRTGIYRLQSWLGEAGQALSQTSGRLFLTNFLSGALVAGSVYLLGQTVLPDLLLGWGIKVLLLCRYALAEYRTLQFPAGLIIAVYLLASAFAAASCTYIRSAAAMAGLNSLLAGLLLYSGWRGHLPFILTLGLALVIVLITLAALLDNLLRGRSLRRASRQAVDKQQSEAAILRHITHSVCPTVQTALSPVLAVTELVRQDPLLDRIVARRRDGSDERVSDALATAITSLEQIRDILVSTEDIFNNRLDEQDFSEIDLRELFNREILPLYSHCRFTVRVSFGDVRSVRLHRSSFIHAIRNLLRNAELHAFPDGFEQQGPLFASFAISRTARQLVIAYENNGVPLPPDFTARDFLAFGRKGKNSPGKGLGGAWVDKFLELHNGSFTIEGTNPVRFRMVLPIRR, from the coding sequence ATGAAGGGGCGTACGGGCATCTACCGTCTGCAGTCATGGCTGGGCGAAGCCGGTCAAGCCCTCTCCCAGACCAGTGGCCGACTGTTTCTGACCAATTTTCTCAGCGGCGCTCTGGTCGCCGGTTCGGTATACCTGCTTGGACAGACCGTTCTCCCTGATCTGCTGCTGGGGTGGGGTATCAAGGTCCTCCTGCTCTGTCGCTATGCCCTGGCCGAGTATCGCACTCTGCAATTCCCCGCCGGTCTGATCATTGCCGTTTACCTGCTGGCCTCCGCCTTTGCCGCCGCAAGCTGCACCTACATCCGCTCCGCTGCTGCCATGGCCGGCCTCAATTCACTGCTTGCCGGCCTGCTTCTCTATAGCGGCTGGCGCGGTCACCTGCCGTTTATTCTCACGTTGGGCCTCGCCCTGGTAATCGTATTGATTACCCTGGCGGCACTGCTGGACAACCTGCTTCGGGGAAGGTCACTGCGCCGTGCCTCGCGCCAGGCCGTCGACAAGCAGCAATCCGAGGCTGCCATCCTGCGCCACATAACCCATAGTGTCTGTCCGACGGTGCAGACCGCCTTGTCGCCGGTGCTAGCGGTAACGGAGCTGGTAAGGCAGGACCCTTTGCTGGACCGGATCGTGGCGCGGCGGCGCGACGGCAGCGATGAGAGGGTCAGCGACGCCCTGGCAACGGCCATAACCAGCCTGGAGCAGATCCGCGACATCCTTGTCTCCACCGAAGACATCTTCAACAACCGTCTGGATGAGCAGGATTTTTCCGAAATCGATCTCCGCGAACTGTTCAACCGCGAGATCCTGCCGCTCTACTCCCATTGCCGCTTTACAGTCCGGGTTTCGTTCGGCGACGTGCGCAGTGTCAGGCTGCATCGTTCCTCGTTCATCCATGCGATCAGGAACCTGCTGCGCAATGCCGAACTGCATGCCTTTCCCGACGGGTTCGAGCAACAGGGGCCGTTATTCGCCAGTTTTGCCATCAGCCGGACCGCACGGCAGCTGGTGATCGCTTATGAAAACAACGGGGTTCCGTTGCCGCCGGATTTTACTGCCAGGGATTTCCTGGCGTTCGGCCGCAAAGGGAAGAACAGCCCTGGTAAAGGTCTGGGCGGGGCCTGGGTGGATAAGTTCCTTGAACTGCACAACGGAAGCTTTACCATTGAAGGGACCAACCCGGTCAGATTCAGGATGGTTTTGCCGATCAGGCGTTAA
- a CDS encoding phosphotransferase, translated as MLLEMHCHTAEHSSCSSLPAIELVRQVFAKGLQGIVLTDHHYLWTESELRQLRRSAGVPDHFLILAGQELRSAEMGDVLVYGATESLERGTSLAEVRRLFPEAALVWAHPYRGTRTPSPDDLIDPLIDGIEIFNTNHTARGNSRALQDWHRYRFTAIAGTDTHGSGYAGVYPTIFDHPVTTVAELAREIRLGRCRPFLKEIPRSGAHALVTEVTIGTKGQDEQRERIIIRAIDSDLRWRSAERAFRITQALADHGFAAGRYRVPQPIDADPASRTLIEQGLRGKSLFDKLVSSPADDWQEYYELAARWLARLHSLQARLTPADEFLPREEQRLARYLGRFTDTGHKHARKVSDLVERVLAEERLLLAGGSGILLQGHGDYHPKNVFIGQDSQENRSTLFVAAIDFESSLLLPPAFDVGCFLAQFRNQLFHHPDILAALSDELFLLLYEEERGGLAAGFLRQVELFRARTNLSIAAYLVKVGMGESEDLWRVLVEAERALTNL; from the coding sequence ATGCTGCTCGAAATGCATTGCCATACCGCCGAGCATTCCTCTTGCAGCTCTCTCCCTGCGATTGAGCTGGTCCGCCAGGTCTTTGCCAAGGGGTTGCAGGGGATTGTGCTGACCGACCATCATTATCTCTGGACCGAGTCTGAACTGCGGCAACTGCGACGCAGTGCCGGGGTGCCGGATCATTTCCTGATCCTGGCGGGACAGGAGCTGCGCAGCGCCGAAATGGGGGATGTCCTGGTGTACGGGGCAACTGAGTCTCTGGAACGCGGCACATCGCTGGCAGAAGTACGCAGGCTGTTTCCAGAGGCGGCTTTGGTCTGGGCTCATCCCTATCGGGGAACCAGGACGCCGTCGCCGGATGATCTCATCGACCCGCTCATCGACGGGATCGAAATATTCAACACCAATCACACGGCGCGCGGCAACAGTCGGGCGCTGCAGGACTGGCACCGTTACCGCTTCACTGCCATTGCCGGCACAGATACCCATGGCAGCGGTTATGCAGGGGTCTATCCCACGATCTTCGATCACCCGGTGACCACGGTGGCGGAACTGGCCAGGGAGATCCGGCTGGGGCGCTGCCGGCCGTTCCTGAAAGAGATCCCGCGCTCCGGCGCCCATGCGCTGGTGACCGAGGTGACCATTGGCACCAAGGGCCAGGACGAACAGCGGGAACGGATCATCATCCGGGCCATTGACAGTGATCTGCGCTGGCGGAGCGCAGAACGGGCTTTTCGGATCACGCAGGCGCTGGCGGATCATGGCTTTGCCGCAGGGCGTTACCGGGTGCCGCAACCGATTGATGCCGACCCTGCCTCACGGACGCTTATCGAGCAGGGGCTACGGGGAAAATCCCTGTTTGACAAGCTTGTTTCCTCTCCTGCCGATGATTGGCAGGAATACTATGAGCTTGCCGCGCGCTGGCTGGCACGGCTCCACTCCTTGCAGGCCCGGCTGACCCCGGCGGATGAGTTTTTGCCGCGCGAGGAGCAGCGGCTGGCGCGCTACCTGGGGCGATTCACCGATACCGGCCACAAGCATGCCCGCAAGGTCAGCGACCTAGTGGAACGGGTGTTGGCCGAAGAACGGCTGCTTCTGGCCGGCGGCAGTGGTATCCTGCTGCAGGGGCATGGCGATTACCACCCGAAAAACGTCTTTATCGGCCAGGATAGCCAGGAGAACCGGTCAACCCTGTTTGTTGCCGCCATTGACTTTGAGAGCTCGCTGCTGCTGCCACCAGCCTTTGATGTGGGATGCTTCCTGGCACAGTTTCGCAACCAGTTGTTCCATCATCCGGACATCCTGGCCGCGCTGTCCGATGAGCTTTTTTTGCTGCTTTACGAGGAGGAGCGTGGCGGGTTAGCGGCAGGTTTTCTCCGTCAGGTGGAACTGTTCCGGGCACGCACCAACCTGTCGATAGCCGCTTATCTGGTCAAGGTGGGGATGGGGGAGAGCGAGGATCTGTGGCGGGTCCTGGTGGAAGCGGAGCGGGCACTGACCAATCTGTGA
- a CDS encoding DsbC family protein, whose protein sequence is MKNLLLTVCFSLIAAATANAMGPGIEGCSSNCAACHSITKKEAQELVAPLVADAEITEVKPSPVRGLFQALVRKGKEEGIIYIDYAKKFLINARIFDTGRKTDVTQEELANSKRIDPAAIKLDNALVMGNPSGSKKLNVFTDPDCPYCSQLHKELIQLVKDEPELRINIILFPLEIHPTAAGKIDSIVCQSKSSMAEALTLLDRSFDKQEIKPTGCGTSYASAGSKQADELGISVTPTIVLSDGRLIMGMKKAEELKKLLGERVAAATTDRK, encoded by the coding sequence ATGAAAAATCTGTTGCTGACAGTCTGTTTCAGTCTGATAGCCGCTGCCACGGCCAATGCCATGGGTCCCGGCATCGAGGGGTGCAGCAGCAACTGCGCCGCCTGCCACTCGATCACGAAAAAAGAGGCCCAGGAACTGGTCGCACCGCTCGTGGCGGACGCAGAAATTACCGAGGTCAAACCGTCGCCGGTGCGCGGCCTGTTTCAAGCCCTGGTGCGGAAAGGCAAGGAAGAAGGGATCATTTACATCGATTATGCCAAGAAATTCCTGATCAATGCCCGGATCTTCGATACCGGCCGCAAGACCGACGTTACCCAGGAGGAGCTGGCCAATAGCAAACGGATCGATCCTGCTGCCATCAAACTCGACAATGCCCTGGTGATGGGCAACCCGTCAGGCAGCAAAAAGCTGAATGTGTTCACCGACCCTGATTGCCCTTATTGCTCGCAGCTGCACAAGGAATTGATCCAACTGGTCAAGGACGAGCCGGAGCTAAGGATCAACATCATCCTCTTTCCCCTTGAGATCCACCCAACAGCAGCCGGTAAGATCGACAGTATTGTCTGTCAATCCAAATCCAGCATGGCTGAGGCACTCACCCTGCTTGACCGGAGTTTCGACAAACAGGAGATCAAGCCGACCGGCTGCGGCACATCGTATGCTTCAGCAGGCAGCAAACAGGCGGATGAACTCGGCATTAGCGTAACGCCGACGATTGTACTGTCCGACGGCCGGCTGATCATGGGGATGAAAAAGGCGGAAGAGCTGAAAAAACTGCTTGGAGAACGGGTAGCAGCAGCAACAACTGATCGAAAGTAG